Genomic window (Staphylococcus debuckii):
TTTTACCATCTGCTACGGCTTGATCTTGAATTTTGTTTGCTTCTTCTTTACCTTTTTCATCCACTAAACGATCATATTGTTGCCATGTGAATACTTTGTCGCCGAATTCATTTTCAGCTAAATCGTAACCCCATTGTTTGAAAGCACCTTCAGTGAATTTCATGATGTTACCTTTGTGTACTAAAGTTACTGATTTGCGGTTGTTATCTAAAGCGTATTGGATTGCAGCACGCACAAGACGTTCTGTACCTTCTTTAGAAACTGGTTTCACACCGATACCTGAAGTTTCAGGGAAGCGGATGTTTGTTGCACCCATTTCTTCTTGTAAGAATTTAATTAATTTCTTAGCTTCTGGAGTGCCTTCTTTGAATTCAATACCTGCGTAGATATCTTCTGTGTTTTCACGGAAAATAACCATATCAGTATCTTCTGGACGTTTAACAGGTGAAGGTACACCTTTGAACCAACGTACAGGACGTAAGCAAGTAAATAAATCTAATTCTTGACGTAATGCAACGTTTAATGAACGAATTCCGCCACCGATTGGTGTAGTTAGCGGTCCTTTGATAGCAATTAAATATTCTCTGATTGCTTCAAGTGTTTCTTCAGGAAGCCATTTCCCAGTATTATCATACGCTTTTTGGCCTGCTAAAATTTCTTTCCATTCAATTTTCTTGTCGCCATTATAAGCTTTTTCAACTGCAGCGTCTAAAACACGACGAGATGCTCTCCAGATGTCTGGGCCGATTCCATCACCAATGATGAATGGAATAATTGGATTGTTCGGTACTAATAAACCGTCTTCTTGTTTAACAATTTTTTCTGGTGCCATTAATAATTCCTCCGTAACTTAATTAATAAGGTGTTTCAATTTCAGAATCAAAAATAATATATTCTATCTTTCTTCGATTGGAACATATACACGATTAGTTTCGCCAATATATTTTGCACGTGGTCTCATAATACGATTATCTCTGTATTGTTCAAAGATATGTGCTAACCAACCTGAAGTACGGCTGACCGCAAATATTGGAGTAAATAAATCATGCGGAATATTCATACTATGATAAACAGTCGCACTATAGAAATCGACGTTGGCAATAATACCAGTACGTTCTTTCATAATATCTTCAATTTTCACTGAGATATCATATAAGTGTTTTTGACCTGTTTCATCTGTAATTTTCTTACTCATTGTTTTCAAGTATTTCGCACGTGGATCGCCATCTTTATAAACACGGTGACCGAAGCCCATAATTTTTTCTTTATTTGCGAATTTTTTGTCTAAATATGGTTCTACATCATCAACTGATTTGATTTCAGAAAGCATATTCATTACGCGTTCATTAGCACCGCCATGTAAAGGCCCTTTCAATGAACCGACTGCAGCTACGATACCTGAGTACATATCTGATAATGAAGATACTGCACAACGTGCTGTAAATGCAGAAGCATTCAATTCATGGTCAGCGTGTAATACCAATGCTTTGTTAAATGCTTCTTCTTCGATATCAGTAGGCACTTCCCCACGTAACATGTACAAGAAGTTTGCTGCATAGCTTAAACCTTCTTTAGGTTTAATAGGTTCTTTTCCTTCACGAACGCGTTGGAAAGAAGCTACTAACGAAGCCATTTTAGCTTGAATTCTAATAGCGCGTTCTAATTTTTCTTCATCAGTTTCACCTTCAGCATTTTCATCAAAATGCGCAATGTATGAAACTGAAGTTCTTAATGCTGTCATCGGATGTACATTATTAGTAGCATAGTCTTCAAAGTGTTCATATACTTTGTCATCTAATGTAGCATACTCGTATAACTTTCTTTTCAATTCATCTAACTCGTCTTGCGTAGGAAGTCTATAGTTCCATAATAAAAAGATAATTTCTTCAAATGATGCGTTTTCTGCTAAATCATCGATGTCGTAACCGGCATATGTCAGTTGGCTATCGATAATTGAGCTCACTTTTGTTTCAGCTGCAATTACCCCTTCTAAACCTTTTTGCAATTCTGCCATATTAATTTCCCCTTTTCTATAACAAATTGAAATGGCTTTCATTTAGTATTATATCCAATTATCGCGATTTTGTGAACAATTAAGCAACTCTTATAAACATGTAAATCTACATACTTATCAAGTGTTTATGGAAGAATAGTCTAGTTATAGCCTTGCATACGTGCACTTATTACATTTTAATTGTTTTAAGTTCCTTAAAACATAGTTTTAGGATATGTCATTTTAAATATTTATCATTCATAATAACTATATTTCATTGCGAATTGCATGAAAATTTGTATTATTCTCAAAAAACATTTGTCATTACCTTCAAATATGTGCATAATATTGATGAGGTGCAAAAAGGGAGTTGTTTGAATATGGCAAATAATAATTTACAAAGAGAACTGAGCAATCGTCACATTCAACTGATTGCTATCGGCGGAGCAATTGGTACAGGGTTATTCTTAGGGGCTGGACAAACGATTGCTATGACAGGTCCTTCCATATTACTAACATACATTATCGTTGGATTAATGTTGTTTATGTTTATGAGAGGATTAGGAGAAATTTTAATTTCAAACACCAATTTTAAGTCTTTCGCAGATGTTACAAATGAATATATCGGGCCTTTTGCAGGATTTGTAACAGGATGGACATATTGGTTCTGCTGGATTATCACTGGAATGGCCGAAGTTACAGCCGTTGCGAAATATATAAGTTTCTGGTGGCCGGCTATACCTAACTGGGTAAGCGCACTATTCTGTGTACTATTACTTATGGTATTTAACTTATTCAGTGCTAAAATTTTCGGGGAATTAGAATTTTGGTTTGCAATCATCAAAGTTACTACTATTATCGTACTTATCGTTGTAGGCCTTGTCATGATCTTCATGGCCTATAAAACACAATTCGGGCATGCTTCATTTACTAATTTATATGAACATGGTATTTTCCCTAAAGGAGCTACAGGATTCTTCATGTCCTTCCAAATGGCAGTGTTCTCCTTTGTTGGTATAGAAATCATCGGGGTAACTGCTGGAGAAACTAAAGATCCTACTAAGACAATACCTAAAGCAATTAACAGTGTACCAATGCGTATCCTTTTATTCTACGTCGGTTCATTAGCGGTGATTATGTCAATCATTCCATGGAATAAAATGGATCCTTCAGA
Coding sequences:
- the icd gene encoding NADP-dependent isocitrate dehydrogenase — translated: MAPEKIVKQEDGLLVPNNPIIPFIIGDGIGPDIWRASRRVLDAAVEKAYNGDKKIEWKEILAGQKAYDNTGKWLPEETLEAIREYLIAIKGPLTTPIGGGIRSLNVALRQELDLFTCLRPVRWFKGVPSPVKRPEDTDMVIFRENTEDIYAGIEFKEGTPEAKKLIKFLQEEMGATNIRFPETSGIGVKPVSKEGTERLVRAAIQYALDNNRKSVTLVHKGNIMKFTEGAFKQWGYDLAENEFGDKVFTWQQYDRLVDEKGKEEANKIQDQAVADGKIIIKDSIADIFLQQILTRPAEYDVVATMNLNGDYVSDALAAQVGGIGIAPGANINYDTGHAIFEATHGTAPKYTDLDKVNPSSELLSAVLMLEHLGWQEAADLITASIEKTIASKVVTYDFARLMDGATEVKTSEFAEELIKNL
- a CDS encoding citrate synthase yields the protein MAELQKGLEGVIAAETKVSSIIDSQLTYAGYDIDDLAENASFEEIIFLLWNYRLPTQDELDELKRKLYEYATLDDKVYEHFEDYATNNVHPMTALRTSVSYIAHFDENAEGETDEEKLERAIRIQAKMASLVASFQRVREGKEPIKPKEGLSYAANFLYMLRGEVPTDIEEEAFNKALVLHADHELNASAFTARCAVSSLSDMYSGIVAAVGSLKGPLHGGANERVMNMLSEIKSVDDVEPYLDKKFANKEKIMGFGHRVYKDGDPRAKYLKTMSKKITDETGQKHLYDISVKIEDIMKERTGIIANVDFYSATVYHSMNIPHDLFTPIFAVSRTSGWLAHIFEQYRDNRIMRPRAKYIGETNRVYVPIEER
- a CDS encoding amino acid permease — its product is MANNNLQRELSNRHIQLIAIGGAIGTGLFLGAGQTIAMTGPSILLTYIIVGLMLFMFMRGLGEILISNTNFKSFADVTNEYIGPFAGFVTGWTYWFCWIITGMAEVTAVAKYISFWWPAIPNWVSALFCVLLLMVFNLFSAKIFGELEFWFAIIKVTTIIVLIVVGLVMIFMAYKTQFGHASFTNLYEHGIFPKGATGFFMSFQMAVFSFVGIEIIGVTAGETKDPTKTIPKAINSVPMRILLFYVGSLAVIMSIIPWNKMDPSESPFVRLFALVGIPFAAGIINFVVLTAAASSCNSGIFSNSRMLFGLARQEQAPPIFRSTNKNGVPHIAILVSCALLLVAALLNYIFPDATLVFTYVTTISTVLFLVVWGLITYAYIRYQKRDPEQHKNSIYKLPGGKISGYIILLFFVFVLGLLFVNPVTRVAIFISPVWFILLGFMYWRYTQQVKKHNG